AGGTCATGTCGCCGTCCGAGTGGCCGAGCGGGTAGTAGATGACCACATTGCGGCCGAAGGATTTGAAGTCGTTCTTCCTCAGCAGGTCCCAGACCTCTCCGAGATACACGGGGATGGCCGTGGATAGCTCGGAGAGCTTCACGTGCGCGCGGACGGCCGCGATTGGCCGCGAGGCGATCTGCGAGGTCCTCGCCTCGTATGGCACTTTACCCCTCCGCCCTCTTCGCCGGGATGACCCCCATCTTGCCCGCGTGGTAGTCCTGGAACGCCTGGATGAGCTCCTCGCGCGTGTTCATGACGAACGGGCCGTACCATGCAATATTCTCTCGAATCGGCAGGCCGCCGAGGACCAGCGCCTCGACGGTATTTGAGCGCGCGTCCTGGACGGCGTCTGCATGCAGTGTAATCTGGTTGCCCTTGCCGAGCGCGACGGTCTGGCCCTCCCTGATCGGCCGCCGCTCGTCGCCTACTGTGCCGTAGCCCGCGAGGATGTACACGAGGGCGTTGAAATCCGGCTTCCACGGGAGCTGCAGGCGCGCGCCGGCGCTCACGCTGACGTGGGCGTAGGTGATGGGCGTGCGCGTGGCGCCGGGGCCGCTGTGGCCGCCGAGGTCGCCGGCGATGAGGCGGATGAGCGCGCCGCCGTCCTCAGACGCCAGGAGTTTCACTCTATTCGCATCCACGTCCTGGTACTGGGGCGGCGTCCACTTGAGCGCCTTCGGCAGGTTCACCCAGAGCTGCGTGCCGTGGAAGAGGCCGCCCTTTGTGAAGATGCGCTCGGTGGGCATCTCAGAGTGCACGATGCCCGCGCCCGCGGTCATCCACTGCGTCGCG
The nucleotide sequence above comes from SAR202 cluster bacterium. Encoded proteins:
- a CDS encoding pirin family protein, with translation MPAVRPDNILTLPRVMPRPHEDAVDRPVVTVVTAPRMLEGEGFEVRRAFSGLDLRLTDPFLMLDHLGAVEYSPGEAKGAPDHPHRGFETVTYMMDGELEHRDSNGGGGLITDGATQWMTAGAGIVHSEMPTERIFTKGGLFHGTQLWVNLPKALKWTPPQYQDVDANRVKLLASEDGGALIRLIAGDLGGHSGPGATRTPITYAHVSVSAGARLQLPWKPDFNALVYILAGYGTVGDERRPIREGQTVALGKGNQITLHADAVQDARSNTVEALVLGGLPIRENIAWYGPFVMNTREELIQAFQDYHAGKMGVIPAKRAEG